The following coding sequences are from one Thermostaphylospora chromogena window:
- a CDS encoding IucA/IucC family protein: MDGPDQLGSPVAVAEDATLAALLRCCARELAAVGATGPYLTLRLAGTAIRARARGGLALRFTGRPEYRDDRHGWRPLTVEHLVHLIDTALRGDGGGNDEFAAQVTAGREAMATLLKARADATPPADPWLASEQALVLGHPFHPTPKARGGTGWLPYSPEAHATFPLRLLAVREDLLAGDGDTAVLDGLGRPPDGYALLPAHPWQLDLLRTELAAPLRDRLLVDLGPSRTPVTPTSSVRTVYDPATGTCLKFSLDVRITNCVRKNAWYELAGAVALTTHLTPVFDDLAARFPGTRWLPEPGYRSAALGTRLLEGLGVIVRTGPWSVTSPGVTPVLAGALAAGAMPAACRARVVADPLRWWTAYVARVAPPVLDAYFRHRVVLEPHLQNVLVGLDDDGMPAEVVFRDMEGTKLLPGHPLPEEISGPLTYSAEQGWNRVVYCLIVNHLVEIAATVGETAAQPPPEAELWRAARRILDDYAAACGRPARLADLLAGAPVPAKANLSVRWARSPDRAAGYVALPNPLAPEGPPPLPARSEPPAPRRAVPRAGTPGDTTR; encoded by the coding sequence GTGGACGGCCCTGATCAACTCGGCTCGCCCGTCGCCGTCGCCGAGGATGCGACGCTCGCCGCCCTGCTGCGCTGCTGCGCCCGTGAACTGGCGGCGGTCGGCGCGACGGGACCGTACCTCACGCTGCGGCTGGCCGGTACGGCGATCCGCGCCCGCGCCCGCGGCGGCCTGGCGCTGCGCTTCACCGGACGGCCCGAATACCGCGACGACCGCCATGGTTGGCGGCCCCTCACCGTGGAACACCTGGTCCACCTCATCGACACCGCCCTCCGCGGCGACGGCGGGGGAAACGACGAGTTCGCCGCGCAGGTCACCGCCGGCAGGGAGGCGATGGCGACGCTGCTCAAGGCACGCGCCGACGCCACCCCGCCCGCCGACCCCTGGCTGGCCTCGGAGCAGGCGCTCGTCCTCGGCCACCCGTTCCACCCCACACCGAAGGCACGCGGCGGCACCGGCTGGCTCCCCTACTCTCCCGAGGCGCACGCCACCTTTCCGCTGCGGCTGCTCGCCGTACGGGAGGACCTGTTAGCCGGCGACGGCGACACGGCCGTGCTCGACGGGCTCGGCCGCCCACCCGACGGTTACGCGCTCCTGCCCGCCCACCCGTGGCAGCTCGACCTGCTCCGCACCGAACTGGCCGCGCCGCTGCGCGACCGGCTGCTGGTGGACCTCGGACCGAGCCGGACACCGGTCACCCCCACCTCGTCGGTGCGGACCGTGTACGACCCCGCCACCGGCACGTGTCTGAAGTTCAGCCTCGACGTGCGCATCACCAACTGCGTGCGGAAGAACGCCTGGTATGAGCTGGCCGGAGCGGTGGCCCTCACCACCCACCTGACGCCGGTCTTCGACGATCTGGCGGCGCGCTTCCCCGGCACCCGGTGGCTGCCCGAACCCGGCTACCGCTCGGCCGCCCTCGGCACCCGGCTGCTGGAAGGGCTCGGCGTGATCGTGCGCACCGGGCCGTGGTCGGTGACCTCTCCCGGCGTCACCCCCGTGCTCGCGGGCGCGCTCGCCGCCGGGGCCATGCCCGCCGCCTGCCGCGCCCGCGTCGTCGCCGACCCCCTGCGCTGGTGGACCGCCTACGTCGCACGGGTCGCTCCGCCGGTGCTGGACGCGTACTTCCGGCACCGCGTCGTGCTCGAACCCCACCTGCAGAACGTGCTCGTGGGCCTGGACGACGACGGCATGCCGGCCGAGGTCGTCTTCCGCGACATGGAGGGCACCAAGCTGCTGCCCGGCCACCCGCTTCCGGAGGAGATCTCCGGGCCCCTCACCTACAGCGCCGAACAGGGCTGGAACCGCGTCGTCTACTGCCTGATCGTCAACCATCTCGTCGAGATCGCCGCCACCGTCGGGGAGACCGCCGCGCAGCCGCCGCCGGAGGCGGAGCTGTGGCGGGCCGCGCGGCGGATTCTCGACGACTACGCCGCCGCGTGCGGGCGTCCGGCGCGGCTCGCCGACCTGCTGGCGGGCGCACCGGTCCCCGCCAAGGCGAACCTGTCGGTGCGCTGGGCCCGCTCCCCCGACCGTGCCGCGGGCTACGTCGCCCTGCCCAACCCCCTCGCCCCCGAGGGGCCGCCGCCGCTGCCCGCGCGTTCCGAGCCGCCCGCGCCGCGCCGGGCGGTCCCACGAGCCGGTACCCCTGGAGACACCACACGATGA
- a CDS encoding alanine racemase: protein MIEIPDAVRVAAECLTAHPAYVYDLRSLEEHVAAVRQALPGTELYYAVKANPDPRLLAVLARHVDGFEVSSGGELTHVRELHPDAPLAFGGPGKTDTELALASTVHRLHVESPGELRRLLAAGTGPVDVLLRVNLDVPVAGAALAMGGGATPFGMDDDGVRECLTLLAGQHRVRLRGVHAHLASGLDAAALLDLARAVVEYARGLGVREINVGGGMAVSYTDPAERFAWKIFGAGLSDLRAPDETLRVEPGRALTAYCGWYVTRVIDVKRVHGEAFAVVTGGTHHLRTPVTKGHDQPFAVLPTGAGPGVRDEPVTVVGQLCTPKDVFARRVVVPRLLPGDTVAFGMAGAYAYNISHHDFLMHPKPAFHYI, encoded by the coding sequence ATGATCGAGATTCCCGACGCGGTCCGGGTGGCCGCCGAGTGCCTGACCGCCCACCCCGCCTACGTCTACGATCTGCGTTCCCTCGAGGAGCACGTCGCGGCCGTACGGCAGGCGCTGCCCGGCACCGAGCTGTACTATGCGGTCAAGGCCAACCCCGATCCGCGGCTCCTCGCGGTGCTGGCCCGGCACGTGGACGGCTTCGAGGTCTCCTCAGGCGGCGAACTCACGCACGTGCGTGAGCTGCACCCGGACGCGCCGCTGGCCTTCGGCGGCCCCGGCAAGACCGACACCGAGCTCGCCCTGGCGTCCACCGTCCACCGCCTGCACGTGGAAAGCCCCGGCGAGCTGCGCCGCCTGCTCGCCGCCGGCACCGGCCCGGTGGACGTGCTGCTGCGGGTCAACCTCGACGTGCCCGTGGCCGGGGCCGCCCTGGCCATGGGCGGCGGCGCCACCCCTTTCGGCATGGACGACGACGGGGTACGCGAATGCCTGACTCTGCTCGCCGGTCAGCACCGGGTGCGGCTGCGCGGCGTACACGCCCACCTGGCCAGCGGACTGGACGCCGCCGCCCTGCTCGACCTGGCCCGCGCCGTCGTCGAGTACGCGCGCGGGCTCGGCGTGCGGGAGATCAACGTGGGGGGCGGCATGGCCGTCTCCTACACCGACCCGGCGGAGCGCTTCGCCTGGAAGATCTTCGGCGCGGGCCTTTCCGACCTGCGCGCCCCCGATGAGACCCTGCGCGTCGAACCCGGCCGTGCGCTGACCGCGTACTGCGGGTGGTACGTCACCCGGGTGATCGACGTCAAACGGGTGCACGGCGAGGCGTTCGCCGTCGTCACCGGAGGCACCCACCACCTGCGCACCCCTGTCACCAAGGGACACGACCAGCCCTTCGCCGTCCTGCCCACCGGAGCCGGACCGGGCGTCAGGGACGAACCGGTCACCGTCGTCGGCCAGCTCTGCACCCCGAAGGACGTGTTCGCCCGGCGCGTCGTCGTCCCCCGCCTGCTCCCCGGGGACACCGTCGCCTTCGGCATGGCCGGTGCCTACGCCTACAACATCTCCCACCACGATTTCCTCATGCACCCCAAACCGGCGTTCCACTACATCTGA
- a CDS encoding ATP-dependent helicase produces the protein MLTDGAGGSPALSAVELAGKLGILPPTPEQAAVIEAPLEPMVVMAGAGSGKSETMAGRVVWLVANGLVRPGRVLGLTFTRKAAAELSARVRKRLTGLAEAELVPAEVLEEEPTISTYHAYAARLVADHALREALEPTMRLVPPAVSWQLASRVVSLYDGPMDRIEWSPATVTRAVLELAGEMAEHLRTPDDVRRVGEWLADRLAELPGRPTQEQRRPLDVQRVREQLLPLVEAYDRLKRTHEVIDYADQMALAARIAANHREVGAIERDRFSVVLLDEYQDTSHAQLVLLRSLFGGGHPVTAVGDPCQSIYGWRGASAGNLTRFARDFPTASGEPAAVRQLSVSFRNSDRVLDVAARIQLPLRMEAREVPVLVPGQNRVDRGRVVCAFHETAEDEAQWVAEGVVRLLGEETAPDGLPWAEGERDAVKPSGWGGPRAIRPADIAILARKRSQFPILRRALEDRGVPVEVVGLGGLLAVPEVADIVATLRVLYDATAGDALVRLLTGPRWRIGPADLKVLGDLARELNRETRDGDSRFDDPLDQVVADMAEEHGSLVDALDELPDRPEWQERFSPAARIRLVLMARELRTLRAHAGQPLPDLISEIERRTGLDVEVASRAGAAGAFAARADLDAFQDAAARFAGDAEDPTLGAFLAYLKAADEEENGLDAGRVGDSNTVKLMTIHAAKGLEWPVVILPGMSQLRARSGALASGTIFPAKPVTSPRWTENPRKLPYMLRGDAADLPRLTGLSKEELAVFDEECRERDLLEERRLAYVAVTRAHYLLIASGYRWGSGTRPLEPSEFLREIRDTCGWVAHWVDDLPDGATNPLLAEPAEATWPVTPEGARYEATLEGARMVEDALSAFRRGDDADSPRRDRPEHDRPDEARPAPETSAEEGPSPAEADEPVSTEGAPAAGGPVFAGDLRAGAALAAGEDSRSRRDAPPAGSDLASSRGAAEEAELARLRERDRERMRAWERDAELLLRERERTRRRPPTVVELPNRLTVSSLVTLAADPGELARRIRRPLPARPAPLARRGAAFHAWLESRWGQQRLLDDLDLPGAADAFADSAAGEEDLAELKARFEESEWAAREPIDMEVPFETVIADRVIRGRMDAVFHAPDGRYEVVDWKTGRPPEGKAARAAEVQLAAYRLAWAELAGVPLDRVSAAFHYVRLNRTVRPVDLLDAGGLAALIESIPAG, from the coding sequence GTGCTGACCGACGGCGCGGGCGGTTCTCCCGCTCTGAGCGCGGTCGAGCTCGCCGGGAAACTCGGCATCCTGCCGCCCACCCCCGAGCAGGCCGCCGTCATCGAAGCCCCGCTCGAACCCATGGTGGTCATGGCGGGCGCGGGCTCCGGCAAGAGCGAGACCATGGCCGGGCGGGTCGTCTGGCTGGTCGCCAACGGGCTGGTCAGACCCGGACGCGTGCTGGGCCTCACCTTCACCCGCAAGGCCGCCGCCGAGCTGTCCGCGCGAGTCCGCAAACGCCTCACCGGCCTGGCCGAGGCCGAGCTCGTCCCCGCCGAGGTGCTGGAGGAGGAGCCGACGATCTCCACCTACCACGCCTACGCGGCGCGGCTGGTCGCCGACCACGCGCTGCGCGAGGCGCTGGAGCCCACCATGCGGCTGGTGCCGCCCGCGGTCTCCTGGCAGCTCGCCAGCCGGGTGGTCAGCCTCTACGACGGGCCCATGGACCGCATCGAGTGGAGCCCGGCGACGGTGACCCGCGCCGTGCTGGAGCTGGCGGGCGAGATGGCCGAGCATCTGCGCACCCCCGACGACGTCCGCCGGGTGGGGGAGTGGCTCGCCGACCGGCTGGCCGAACTGCCGGGCAGGCCCACCCAGGAGCAGCGCAGGCCGCTGGACGTGCAGCGCGTCCGCGAACAGCTCCTTCCGCTCGTCGAAGCGTACGACCGGCTCAAACGCACCCACGAGGTGATCGACTACGCCGACCAGATGGCGCTGGCCGCGCGCATCGCGGCCAATCACCGGGAGGTCGGCGCGATCGAGCGTGACAGGTTCTCGGTCGTGCTGCTCGACGAGTATCAGGACACCAGCCACGCCCAGCTCGTGCTGCTGCGTTCCCTGTTCGGCGGCGGTCATCCGGTGACCGCCGTGGGCGACCCCTGCCAGTCCATCTACGGTTGGCGCGGCGCGTCCGCGGGCAACCTCACCCGCTTCGCCCGCGACTTCCCCACCGCGAGCGGCGAGCCCGCCGCCGTGCGGCAGCTGTCGGTGAGCTTCCGCAACAGCGACCGCGTGCTCGACGTCGCCGCCCGTATCCAGCTGCCGCTGCGCATGGAGGCGCGTGAGGTGCCGGTGCTGGTGCCGGGACAGAACCGGGTGGATCGCGGCCGGGTGGTGTGCGCCTTCCACGAGACCGCCGAGGACGAGGCCCAATGGGTGGCCGAGGGCGTGGTCCGTCTGCTCGGCGAGGAGACCGCGCCCGACGGCCTGCCGTGGGCCGAGGGTGAGCGGGACGCGGTCAAGCCCAGCGGCTGGGGCGGCCCGCGCGCCATCCGGCCCGCCGACATCGCGATCTTGGCGCGCAAACGCTCGCAGTTCCCCATCCTGCGCCGCGCCCTGGAGGACCGCGGTGTGCCGGTCGAGGTGGTCGGGCTCGGCGGACTGCTCGCCGTCCCCGAGGTCGCCGACATCGTGGCGACGCTGCGCGTCCTGTACGACGCCACGGCGGGCGACGCGTTGGTGCGTCTGCTCACCGGTCCGCGCTGGCGGATCGGCCCCGCGGATCTGAAGGTCCTCGGCGATCTCGCCCGTGAGCTCAACCGGGAGACCCGTGACGGCGACTCCCGGTTCGACGATCCGCTCGACCAGGTCGTCGCCGACATGGCGGAGGAGCACGGCAGCCTGGTCGACGCGCTGGACGAGCTGCCCGACCGTCCCGAATGGCAGGAGCGGTTCTCGCCCGCGGCGCGCATCCGGCTGGTGCTCATGGCGCGGGAGCTGCGCACCCTGCGCGCCCACGCCGGGCAGCCGCTGCCCGACCTGATCAGCGAGATCGAGCGCCGTACCGGCCTGGACGTGGAGGTGGCCTCCCGCGCCGGGGCGGCCGGTGCGTTCGCCGCCCGCGCCGACCTCGACGCGTTCCAGGACGCCGCGGCCAGGTTCGCCGGTGACGCGGAGGACCCTACGCTCGGCGCGTTCCTCGCCTACCTCAAAGCGGCCGACGAGGAGGAGAACGGCCTGGACGCCGGGCGCGTCGGCGACAGCAACACCGTCAAGCTGATGACCATTCACGCGGCCAAGGGCCTGGAGTGGCCCGTGGTGATCCTCCCCGGCATGTCGCAGCTGCGCGCCCGGTCCGGCGCCCTCGCCTCCGGAACGATCTTCCCTGCCAAGCCCGTCACCAGCCCCCGCTGGACGGAGAACCCGCGCAAGCTCCCGTACATGCTGCGCGGCGACGCCGCCGACCTGCCCCGGCTCACCGGACTGTCCAAAGAGGAGCTCGCGGTCTTCGACGAGGAGTGCCGCGAACGCGACCTGCTGGAGGAACGCCGCCTGGCCTACGTCGCGGTCACCCGCGCCCACTACCTGCTGATCGCCTCCGGCTACCGCTGGGGCAGCGGGACCCGGCCGCTGGAGCCGTCCGAGTTCCTGCGGGAGATCCGTGACACCTGCGGCTGGGTGGCCCACTGGGTGGACGACCTCCCCGACGGCGCCACCAACCCGCTGCTGGCCGAGCCGGCGGAGGCCACCTGGCCGGTCACCCCCGAAGGCGCCCGCTACGAGGCCACCTTGGAGGGCGCCCGCATGGTCGAGGACGCCCTGTCCGCCTTCCGCCGCGGCGACGACGCCGACTCCCCGCGCCGGGACCGGCCGGAGCACGATCGGCCGGACGAGGCCCGTCCCGCACCGGAGACCTCCGCCGAGGAGGGCCCCTCACCGGCGGAGGCCGACGAGCCGGTCTCAACGGAGGGCGCCCCCGCCGCCGGCGGTCCGGTCTTCGCGGGCGACCTCCGCGCCGGTGCCGCCCTCGCGGCCGGGGAGGACTCCCGATCCCGGAGGGATGCCCCGCCCGCGGGGAGCGACCTCGCGTCGAGCCGGGGGGCGGCGGAGGAAGCGGAGCTCGCGCGGCTGCGGGAACGGGATCGGGAGCGGATGCGCGCCTGGGAACGCGACGCCGAACTGCTGCTGCGTGAGCGGGAGCGGACGCGGCGGCGTCCGCCCACGGTCGTCGAACTGCCGAACCGGCTGACGGTCTCCTCGCTGGTGACGCTCGCCGCCGACCCGGGTGAGCTGGCCCGGCGCATCCGCCGCCCGCTGCCGGCCAGACCCGCACCGCTCGCCCGCCGGGGCGCCGCCTTCCACGCCTGGTTGGAGTCCCGCTGGGGCCAGCAGCGGCTGCTGGACGACCTCGACCTGCCCGGGGCCGCCGACGCCTTCGCCGACTCCGCCGCGGGCGAGGAGGACCTCGCCGAGCTGAAGGCGCGGTTCGAGGAGAGCGAGTGGGCGGCGCGCGAGCCGATCGACATGGAGGTGCCGTTCGAGACGGTGATCGCCGACCGGGTGATCCGCGGCCGGATGGACGCGGTGTTCCACGCCCCGGACGGCCGCTACGAGGTGGTCGACTGGAAGACCGGCCGCCCGCCGGAGGGCAAGGCCGCCCGGGCGGCGGAGGTCCAGCTCGCCGCCTACCGCCTGGCCTGGGCGGAGCTGGCCGGCGTTCCCCTCGACCGGGTCAGCGCCGCCTTCCACTACGTGCGTCTCAACCGGACCGTCCGCCCCGTCGACCTTCTCGACGCCGGCGGTCTCGCCGCGCTCATCGAGTCGATCCCCGCCGGCTGA
- a CDS encoding ATP-dependent helicase yields MSGQTWRLVRSGRAATAAPPELDEHQRAVVAHESGPLLVLAGPGTGKTTTIVEAVVDRVERRGVDPERVLVLTFSRKAAGELRERITARLRRTTRTPLALTFHSYAYALLRREAVLAGEEPPRLLTSPEQLVEIRRLLDGELEDGAPDWPSGMREILTTRGFAQELRDFLARATERGLDGDDLAELGRLHGRPDWVAAGGFLRRYHARFDVDPVLTLDYADLIGAAAALLADGAVRERERAAYDVVLVDEYQDTDPAQEALLRHLAGDGRDLIVVGDPDQSIYGFRGADVDAILDFPQRFRTRDGAPAPVIPLRVCRRMSPAILEATRRLAARLPVPPVKGHRDLIAARRDERDGPGEVKVLLAGSASQEAAVVADALRRAHLLQGVPWRRMAVLVRSAVRQLPPLRRALTSAGVPVMVAADELPLAAEPGVRPLLTLLKVAVNPAELDEATAEELLTGPLGGTDMIGVRRLRRALRIAEHAPIGSAPVAEAGDGPESEKEARLSGELLVAALKDVRELVRVEQHIAAPAERVGRLLATAREAVARGDTVEEVLWAVWEASGLAQRWSEQSMAGGPRGAQADRDLDAVVTLFDRASTFVDRMPKAGLEIFLEDLLSQEVAADTLADHAPEGDAVRILTAHRAKGLEWDVVVVAGVQEGVWPDLRLRGSLLGVAELVELSRGSALDTTSVTAATLASRLLAEERRLFYVAATRARRTLVVTAVGGEDTEERPSRFLEELAPGRVEEAGVDDRARWLTMPALVADLRQAVCDPNRPEPMRRAAARHLARLAEVGVPGAHPDDWYGLTPISDDRPLGWPDDVVRVSPSAVENFAKCGLRWLLETSVGAAGTSAAQGLGTIVHALAVLAASGLGGEETLGKRLDAIWHDLDFGGVWFNRKQRKVAEQMIGKFVRWHQQNPRELVALEEEFRAVVSEGVEIRGRVDRVERDGDGRAVIIDIKTGSAKPSDAELARHPQLGVYQLATLLGAFSRHGLTEPGGAALVHVGKAAGKNAKEQVQRALSDDDDPGWAKDLVDTVALGMSGPFFQARANDGCRTCAVRSSCPVSDEGGQVC; encoded by the coding sequence GTGAGTGGTCAGACCTGGCGGTTGGTGCGCAGTGGGAGGGCGGCGACCGCCGCGCCGCCTGAGCTGGATGAGCATCAGCGTGCCGTGGTGGCGCACGAGTCGGGCCCTCTGCTCGTGCTGGCGGGTCCCGGCACCGGCAAGACGACCACCATAGTGGAGGCCGTCGTCGACCGTGTCGAACGGCGCGGTGTGGACCCCGAGCGCGTCCTGGTGCTCACCTTCAGCCGGAAGGCGGCCGGCGAGCTCCGGGAGCGTATCACCGCCCGCCTGCGCCGCACCACGCGCACCCCTCTCGCCCTCACCTTCCACTCCTACGCCTATGCGCTGCTGCGCCGCGAGGCCGTCCTCGCCGGCGAGGAGCCGCCGCGCCTGCTCACCTCGCCCGAACAGCTCGTGGAGATCCGCCGCCTGCTCGACGGCGAGCTGGAGGACGGCGCGCCGGACTGGCCGTCCGGCATGCGCGAGATCCTCACCACCCGCGGGTTCGCGCAGGAGCTGCGTGACTTCTTGGCCCGCGCCACGGAGCGCGGCCTCGACGGCGACGACCTGGCCGAGCTGGGCCGCTTGCACGGCCGCCCCGACTGGGTGGCGGCGGGCGGCTTCCTGCGGCGTTACCACGCCCGTTTCGACGTCGATCCGGTGCTCACGCTCGACTACGCCGATCTGATCGGCGCCGCGGCCGCGCTGCTCGCCGACGGCGCGGTCCGCGAGCGCGAACGCGCCGCCTACGACGTCGTGCTGGTCGACGAATACCAAGACACCGACCCCGCGCAGGAGGCCCTGCTGCGCCACCTCGCCGGCGACGGCCGCGATCTGATCGTCGTCGGCGACCCCGACCAGTCCATCTACGGCTTCCGCGGCGCCGACGTCGACGCCATCCTCGACTTCCCCCAGCGCTTCCGCACCCGCGACGGCGCCCCCGCGCCGGTGATCCCGCTGCGGGTGTGCCGCCGCATGTCTCCGGCGATCCTCGAGGCCACGCGCCGTCTCGCCGCCCGCCTCCCCGTCCCGCCGGTCAAGGGCCACCGCGACCTGATCGCGGCCCGGCGCGACGAACGCGACGGGCCGGGCGAGGTCAAGGTGCTGCTCGCCGGCAGCGCCAGCCAGGAGGCCGCCGTGGTGGCCGACGCCCTGCGCCGCGCTCACCTGCTTCAGGGCGTGCCGTGGCGGCGGATGGCCGTGCTGGTCCGCTCGGCCGTCCGCCAGCTTCCGCCGCTGCGCCGGGCGCTGACGTCCGCGGGCGTCCCCGTCATGGTGGCGGCCGATGAGCTGCCGCTGGCCGCCGAGCCCGGTGTGCGGCCGCTGCTCACCCTGCTCAAGGTCGCGGTGAACCCCGCCGAGCTCGACGAGGCGACGGCCGAGGAGCTGCTGACCGGCCCGCTCGGCGGCACCGACATGATCGGCGTGCGCCGTCTGCGTCGCGCGCTGCGCATCGCCGAGCACGCCCCGATCGGCTCCGCGCCCGTCGCGGAGGCGGGCGACGGGCCGGAGAGCGAGAAGGAGGCGCGGCTGTCGGGCGAGCTGCTGGTCGCCGCGTTGAAAGACGTCCGCGAGCTGGTCAGGGTCGAACAGCACATCGCCGCTCCCGCCGAGCGCGTGGGCAGGCTCTTGGCCACCGCGCGTGAGGCCGTCGCCCGGGGTGACACGGTCGAAGAGGTGCTGTGGGCGGTATGGGAGGCGAGCGGCCTGGCCCAGCGCTGGAGCGAGCAGAGCATGGCGGGCGGCCCGCGCGGCGCCCAGGCCGACCGCGACCTCGACGCGGTCGTCACGCTCTTCGACCGCGCCTCGACGTTCGTCGACCGCATGCCCAAGGCCGGTTTGGAGATCTTCCTCGAAGACCTGCTCTCCCAGGAGGTCGCCGCCGACACGCTGGCCGACCACGCCCCCGAGGGCGACGCGGTCCGCATCCTCACCGCCCACCGCGCCAAGGGCCTGGAGTGGGACGTCGTGGTGGTCGCCGGCGTGCAGGAGGGCGTCTGGCCCGACCTGCGGCTGCGCGGGTCGTTGCTCGGCGTGGCCGAGCTGGTCGAGCTGTCCCGGGGGTCGGCGCTCGACACCACGAGCGTGACGGCGGCCACGCTCGCCTCCAGGCTCCTCGCCGAGGAACGCAGGCTGTTCTACGTGGCGGCCACCCGCGCCCGCCGTACGCTCGTGGTCACCGCCGTGGGCGGGGAGGACACCGAGGAGCGGCCCTCCCGCTTCCTCGAGGAGTTGGCGCCCGGCCGGGTCGAGGAGGCCGGTGTTGACGACCGCGCGCGCTGGCTGACCATGCCCGCGCTCGTCGCAGACCTGCGCCAAGCCGTGTGCGACCCGAACCGGCCCGAGCCGATGCGGCGTGCCGCCGCCCGCCACCTCGCCCGACTGGCCGAGGTCGGCGTCCCCGGCGCCCACCCTGACGACTGGTACGGCCTGACGCCGATCTCCGATGACCGCCCCCTCGGCTGGCCGGACGACGTGGTGCGGGTCTCCCCCTCGGCGGTGGAGAACTTCGCCAAGTGCGGCCTGCGCTGGCTGCTGGAGACCTCCGTCGGCGCGGCCGGCACCAGTGCCGCCCAAGGGCTGGGGACGATCGTCCACGCCCTGGCCGTGCTCGCGGCCAGCGGCCTGGGCGGTGAGGAGACCCTCGGCAAGCGGCTCGACGCCATCTGGCATGACCTCGATTTCGGCGGTGTATGGTTCAACCGCAAGCAGCGCAAGGTAGCCGAGCAGATGATCGGCAAGTTCGTCCGCTGGCACCAGCAGAACCCCCGCGAGCTGGTGGCGTTGGAAGAGGAGTTCCGCGCGGTGGTGTCGGAGGGCGTGGAGATCCGGGGAAGGGTCGACCGCGTCGAGCGGGACGGTGACGGCCGGGCAGTGATCATCGACATCAAGACGGGCTCCGCCAAGCCGTCTGACGCCGAACTCGCCCGTCACCCCCAGCTCGGCGTCTACCAGCTCGCCACCCTGCTGGGCGCGTTCAGCAGGCACGGCCTGACCGAGCCGGGTGGCGCCGCCCTCGTCCACGTGGGCAAGGCCGCCGGGAAGAACGCCAAGGAGCAGGTTCAGCGCGCGTTGAGCGACGACGACGATCCCGGCTGGGCGAAAGACCTCGTGGACACCGTGGCCTTGGGCATGTCCGGCCCCTTCTTCCAGGCCCGCGCCAACGACGGCTGCCGCACCTGCGCCGTCCGCTCCAGCTGCCCCGTCAGCGACGAGGGAGGGCAGGTGTGCTGA